The Moraxella nasicaprae sequence ATTCGTATCGCATTTTTAAAACATCATTATTTCATATCTTGCCCAAAATTTAAAGCAATTTTATCCATCATTAAGCAATAAATTGGCAAAATTAGCACCATTGGTTATAATAATATCTTTTTTATCATCTCAATACCCATGCAATCCGTAGATTTTCGCCATTTATCGCCCAACGCTCAAATCAATAATGCACCAGCACCGACACATCGGCAGCATTTGCTGGCTTGGCATCATTTTCATCAACACCCTGACATACTTACAGCTGTTACGCCCTTATTGCAGGATAATTTTTGTCAATATCGACAAGAGTGGCAGCAGATTAAGCAACATGACGATGAAAAAGCCTTGACTGACTGGCTGATTCGTTTATTTAACCAATTATTTGGCGATACAAAACTTGCCCAAATGCCCACCATTTTGGTGCGTGGTCACGATGAACCAGAATATTTTCCTGCAACAAGCAATCAACCTGCTCGCATTGAATTTGCACATGGATTTTTTGCCAGCTGCCTACATGAAATCAGTCATTGGTGTGTGGCAGGAAAACGCAGACGCACCTTAAATGATTTTGGCTATTGGTATGAGGCGGACGGACGCAATCAAGACACTCAACGACTTTTTGAGCAAGTAGAAATCAAGCCACAAGCCATCGAATGCTTGCTGACTTTGGCAACAGGTCGCTATTTTTATGTGTCACAAGATAATCTCAATGCCAACTTTGACACCAGTCAAAGCACCTTTGCACAAGATGTTTTTGAGCAAGCTTGCGATTATTTACATAACCCACACTCACTGCCCAGCGATGCCAAACGCCTACTTTGGTTCTTTTTAAACTTATGCCAACACCCTGATTATCAGCACACGAATTTTTGAAGGAATTATATGCAAACTCTATACATTCACCCAGAAAACCCACAGCCAAGATTGATAAAGCAAGCTGTCGAAGCCTTGCAAAATCATCAGTTGATTATCTGTCCAAATGGCCCCAATTATTGGTTGATTGCCAATCTGTCGTCCAATAAAGCACTAGAAAAGCTGACACAATTTGCCTCACAACAAATCAACAACCCACCTTGCTTGCTATGTCAAAACATCAGTCAGGCATCTGAATATGTGCAAATTGACAATCAACAACACAAAATCCTAAAAAACAACAGCAATCAATCCATGCGATTTGTTTTGCCTGCCAATAAAAACACACCCAAAAAACTCATTGACGATAAGCAAAAAAGTGTCGGTATTGCTTTTATTCAAGAGGCCATCATGCAAAACCTAGCAGATGAAGCAAACTTAGCATTGGCTGGCGTTATACTACTGATGGATAACCAAGAAGAATGCCTCATGCCTTATCAGATTGAGATGGCATTTGAACAACTAGCAGAGATTTTTATCAGCACTGATGAGCGGTCAAATCAAGCAAACACCCTAATAGATTTAACCTCAGAGGAATATACCATCGTTCATCAAGGCAAGGCAATACTAGAATAAACCAGCAGTACAAATAAAAATCCAAGTTATCATAACAAAAAACCCTGATTAAAATCAGGGTTTTTCATCATTGGATAGATTATGGGCGATCTACCAATTCTACATATGCCATAGGTGCATTATCGCCATCACGGAAACCGCACTTGATGATACGCAAGTAACCGCCTGGACGATTTTGGTAACGAGGTCCTAGTTCAGTAAATAGCTTACCAACGGTTGCCTTGTTACGAGTGCGGCTAAATGCCAAACGGCGATTAGCAACGCTATCTTCTTTTGCCAAAGTAATCAATGGCTCAGCTACACGGCGTAGCTCTTTTGCTTTTGGCAAAGTGGTTTTGATAAGTTCATGTTCAAACAATGAATTAGTCATGTTTTGGAACATGGCCTTACGATGGCTGCTGGTGCGACCCAGCTTGACTCCGCTTTTACGATGTCGCATGGTCAGTATCCTTAAAAATTAGCGGCTACGATAAGAAAAGCGATCATCAACACGCAAATCGCTTGGTGGCCAGTTGTCTAAACGCATACCAAGCTCCAAACCTTTCGATGCAAGCACATCTTTGATTTCGGTTAATGATTTCTTACCTAGATTTGGTGTTTTTAAGAGTTCAGTTTCTGAACGCTGTACCAAATCGCCGATGTAATAAATGTTTTCAGCTTTCAAACAGTTTGCCGAACGAACCGTCAATTCAAGATCATCTACTGGACGAAGCAGTATTGGATCAATCTCTTCTTTTTCTTTGATTGGCTCTGGTGTTTCTTCAGCTTCCAAATCCACAAAAATTGCAATTTGTTGTTGCAAGATAGTTGCAGCTTTACGAATTGCCTCTTCTGGGTCGATGGTACCGTTTGTTTCAAGCTCAATGATTAGCTTGTCCAAATCAGTACGCTGCTCAACACGAGCATTCTCAACATCGTACGCCACTCTTAGGATTGGGCTAAAACTTGCGTCAAGTTTTAAACGACCAATGGTTTTAGAGTTAGCATCTTCACGACGCTGATTTGCAGGCTCATAACCACGACCAGTCACCACACGCAAACGCATTTTTAGGTGTCCTCGCTCACTCAGTGTGCCAAGCACCAAATTTGGGTTTGCAATTTCAACATTGTGTGGCAATTCTAGGTCAGCAGCCGTTACTACGCCTGCACCTTTTTTATCCAAAGTCAGATAAGCTTCGGTTTGATCGTGCAGAATGATTGCCAAAGATTTTAGATTCAATAGCAAATCCAACACATCTTCTTGCAGACCTTCCAATGTTGAATACTCATGATCAACACCTTCAATCTCTGCTTCAACAACCG is a genomic window containing:
- a CDS encoding DNA-directed RNA polymerase subunit alpha, which gives rise to MTNATEFLTPNAINVDTVNETTAKVTLEPLERGFGHTLGNALRRILLSSLSGAAVVEAEIEGVDHEYSTLEGLQEDVLDLLLNLKSLAIILHDQTEAYLTLDKKGAGVVTAADLELPHNVEIANPNLVLGTLSERGHLKMRLRVVTGRGYEPANQRREDANSKTIGRLKLDASFSPILRVAYDVENARVEQRTDLDKLIIELETNGTIDPEEAIRKAATILQQQIAIFVDLEAEETPEPIKEKEEIDPILLRPVDDLELTVRSANCLKAENIYYIGDLVQRSETELLKTPNLGKKSLTEIKDVLASKGLELGMRLDNWPPSDLRVDDRFSYRSR
- a CDS encoding Sua5/YciO/YrdC/YwlC family protein gives rise to the protein MQTLYIHPENPQPRLIKQAVEALQNHQLIICPNGPNYWLIANLSSNKALEKLTQFASQQINNPPCLLCQNISQASEYVQIDNQQHKILKNNSNQSMRFVLPANKNTPKKLIDDKQKSVGIAFIQEAIMQNLADEANLALAGVILLMDNQEECLMPYQIEMAFEQLAEIFISTDERSNQANTLIDLTSEEYTIVHQGKAILE
- a CDS encoding elongation factor P hydroxylase — its product is MQSVDFRHLSPNAQINNAPAPTHRQHLLAWHHFHQHPDILTAVTPLLQDNFCQYRQEWQQIKQHDDEKALTDWLIRLFNQLFGDTKLAQMPTILVRGHDEPEYFPATSNQPARIEFAHGFFASCLHEISHWCVAGKRRRTLNDFGYWYEADGRNQDTQRLFEQVEIKPQAIECLLTLATGRYFYVSQDNLNANFDTSQSTFAQDVFEQACDYLHNPHSLPSDAKRLLWFFLNLCQHPDYQHTNF
- the rplQ gene encoding 50S ribosomal protein L17, whose protein sequence is MRHRKSGVKLGRTSSHRKAMFQNMTNSLFEHELIKTTLPKAKELRRVAEPLITLAKEDSVANRRLAFSRTRNKATVGKLFTELGPRYQNRPGGYLRIIKCGFRDGDNAPMAYVELVDRP